One window of the Vigna radiata var. radiata cultivar VC1973A chromosome 1, Vradiata_ver6, whole genome shotgun sequence genome contains the following:
- the LOC106774829 gene encoding DNA (cytosine-5)-methyltransferase CMT3, translated as MSTKRKTRSSSSPSPASSMKRVTRSSVTPIVPSSSPSPASSLKRVTRNVASNSGKSKDKVVDVTSNSRKSKGAVKEEISSSAVKEEISTFMDVTPSTPDGEGSNVKFIGEPVPIEEARRRWPKRYQEKEKKVSTGSRSNRKQDEDEEILQARRHYTCAEVDRSTIYKLFDDAHVKADEGEDNYICKIVELFEAIDGSLYFTAQWYYRAKDTVIKKLAYLIEPKRVFFSEIQDDNPLDCLVEKLNIGRLPLDIDLNVKKETISSYDYYCDTQYLLPYSTFVNLPSDNDETSSETCSIISSDTTNGVEKSEVDSQSKDAHLPHRSKDMEMKLLDLYSGCGAMSTGLCLGGQLSGVNLVTKWAVDLNKHACESLKLNHPETEVRNESAECFLSLLKEWQKLCSYFDLVENKVSHEKYVNLFSEVEEDDAEEIXEDGTDDEHGEIFEVSEIFAVCYGDPNKKKEQGLYFKVHWKGYGSDEDSWEPIEGLRHCKDKINEFVIQGFKSNILPLPGDVDVICGGPPCQGISGFNRFRNKENPLDDEKNKQMVVYMDIVQYLKPKFALMENVVDIVKFADGFLGRYALGRLLQMNYQARLGIMAAGSYGLPQFRLRMFLWGAAPSQTLPQFPLPTHDVIVRGVIPVEFETNTVAYDEGHTTQLQSKLLLKDAISDLPAVENSEHRDEMKYCKPAETEFQRFIRSTKSEMLGIQSKTKSSKTLLYDHRPLELNADDYQRVCRIPKKKGACFRDLPGVLVGTDNKVEWDPDVERVYLDSGKPLVPDYAMSFVNGTSSKPFARLWWDETVPTVVTRAEPHNQAILHPEQDRVLTIRENARLQGFPDFYKLCGPVKERYIQVGNAVAVPVARALGYTLGLAFQGSTSASDGPLYTLPDKFPMLREQVSSVASEDDEQVL; from the exons ATGTCCACCAAGCGCAAAACAaggtcttcctcttctccttcccCTGCTTCCTCCATGAAGCGTGTTACTCGTTCATCGGTCACTCCTATCGTTCCTTCCAGTTCTCCTTCTCCAGCCTCCTCCCTCAAGCGTGTTACTCGGAATGTCGCTTCAAATTCCGGTAAGTCTAAGGACAAGGTTGTTGATGTCACTTCAAATTCCCGTAAGTCTAAAGGCGCCGTCAAAGAAGAGATATCTTCCTCTGCCGTCAAAGAAGAGATATCAACCTTCATGGATGTGACACCATCAACACCTGACGGGGAAGGGTCCAATGTGAAATTCATAGGAGAGCCTGTTCCTATTGAGGAAGCCAGAAGGCGCTGGCCCAAACGGTACCAGGAGAag gAAAAGAAAGTGTCTACCGGGTCAAGATCAAACAG GAAGcaggatgaagatgaggagaTTCTTCAAGCTCGACGTCACTACACTTGTGCTGAGGTTGATAGGTCTACAATATATAAGCTTTTTGACGACGCCCATGTTAAG gcAGATGAAGGGGAAGACAATTACATTTGTAAAATTGTGGAGTTATTTGAAGCTATTGATGGATCACTGTACTTCACGGCACAATGGTATTATAGGGCCAAAGACACT GTCATTAAAAAACTGGCATATCTTATTGAACCAAAAcgagttttcttttctgaaattcAAGATGACAACCCCTTGGATTGTCTAGTTGAAAAACTTAACATTGGTAGATTACCATTAGAT ATAGATTTAAATGTGAAGAAGGAAACCATCTCTtcttatgattattattgtGATACACAATATCTTTTGCCATACTCCACTTTTGTTAACTTACCATCag ataatGATGAAACTAGTAGCGAGACTTGTTCTATAATATCCAGTGATACTACTAACGGGGTTGAAAAGTCTGAGGTAGACTCCCAATCTAAGGATGCCCACCTCCCTCACCGGAGTAAGGATATGGAGATGAAACTACTAGATTTATATTCTGGTTGTGGAGCAATGTCAACTGGGTTGTGTCTGGGTGGACAATTATCTGGAGTGAATTTAGTTACA AAATGGGCTGTAGACTTGAATAAACATGCCTGTGAATCTCTTAAATTAAATCACCCTGAGACTgag GTCAGAAATGAATCAGCAGaatgttttctttcattattgaAGGAGTGGCAAAAATTATGTAGTTATTTTGATCTAGTNGAAAATAAGGTGTCACATGAGAAATATGTGAATCTTTTTAGTGAGGTGGAAGAAGATGATGCTGAGGAGATTNAGGAAGATGGAACTGATGATGAACATGGTGAAATATTTGAAGTTTCTGAAATCTTTGCTGTCTGTTATGGTGatccaaataagaaaaaagagcaAGGGTTATACTTTAAG GTTCATTGGAAGGGTTATGGATCTGATGAGGATTCTTGGGAACCAATTGAAGGTTTAAG GCATTGTAAGgacaaaattaatgaatttgtcATTCAAGGCTTTAAGTCAAATATATTGCCTTTGCCG GGAGATGTTGATGTGATTTGTGGTGGACCCCCTTGTCAAGGTATTAGTGGTTTCAACCGGTTCAGAAACAAAGAGAATCCTTTAGATGATGAGAAGAACAAACAAATGGTTGTTTATATGGATATTGTTCAATACCTTAAGCCCAAATTTGCGTTGATGGAAAATGtggttgatattgttaaatttgCGGATGGCTTTCTTGGGAGATATGCTTTGGGTCGTCTCCTTCAAATGAATTATCAAGCACGTCTGGGAATTATGGCTGCAGGCTCTTATGGACTTCCTCAGTTTCGTTTGCGGATGTTCTTATGGGGGGCTGCACCTTCTCAG ACATTACCTCAATTTCCACTCCCAACTCATGATGTTATTGTGAGGGGTGTTATTCCCGTAGAGTTTGAG ACCAATACAGTGGCGTATGATGAAGGGCACACCACTCAACTACAGAGCAAACTATTATTAAAAGATGCCATTTCTGACCTTCCTGCG GTTGAAAATAGTGAACATCGTGATGAAATGAAATATTGCAAACCTGCTGAAACAGAGTTCCAACGATTCATTAGATCAACCAAAAGTG AAATGTTAGGTAttcaaagcaaaacaaaatcatCGAAGACTTTGCTTTATGATCATCGTCCTTTAGAATTGAATGCGGATGATTACCAGCGTGTGTGTAGGATTCCTAAAAAGAAG GGTGCATGTTTTAGAGATTTACCAGGTGTTCTTGTGGGAACTGATAACAAGGTTGAGTGGGATCCTGATGTGGAACGTGTTTATTTGGATTCCGGAAAACCATTG GTTCCCGATTATGCCATGTCTTTTGTGAATGGAACTTCTTCAAa ACCTTTTGCTCGTTTATGGTGGGACGAAACTGTTCCGACTGTTGTGACACGAGCAGAACCTCACAATCAG GCAATTTTACACCCAGAACAAGATAGAGTGTTGACTATTCGCGAAAATGCACGACTCCAAGGTTTTCCAGATTTTTACAAGTTGTGTGGACCAGTCAAAGAGAG GTACATTCAAGTTGGGAATGCAGTGGCTGTTCCAGTGGCTCGTGCTCTAGGATACACGCTAGGACTTGCATTCCAAGGTTCTACTTCTGCAAGTGATGGACCATTATATACATTACCTGATAAATTTCCTATGCTTAGAGAACAAGTTTCTTCTGTTGCTTCTGAAGATGATGAACAAGTTCTATGA
- the LOC106765020 gene encoding mitochondrial import inner membrane translocase subunit TIM17-2, with translation MGTPETSREPCPDRILDDIGGAFGMGAVGGSAFHFLKGLYNSPKGDRFVGATQAVRLNAPRVGGSFAVWGGLFSAFDCTMVYARQKEDPWNSIVAGAATGGFLSMRQGFAASARSAAFGGVLLALIEGAGIMLNKFLSAQQPLPIMIDEPPPPPPSTQEAAAAPGWIGGWFGGGKKDETSTGSGSETKILESFDAPPVPNFEYK, from the coding sequence ATGGGAACACCAGAGACGTCCCGGGAACCGTGCCCCGATCGCATCCTCGACGACATCGGCGGCGCGTTTGGCATGGGGGCGGTGGGTGGCTCTGCCTTCCATTTTCTCAAGGGTCTCTACAACTCTCCCAAGGGCGATCGCTTCGTCGGCGCCACTCAAGCCGTTCGCCTCAACGCCCCCCGCGTCGGTGGAAGCTTTGCCGTCTGGGGAGGCCTCTTCTCCGCCTTCGACTGCACCATGGTCTATGCGCGCCAGAAGGAGGACCCCTGGAACTCCATCGTTGCCGGGGCCGCTACCGGAGGTTTCCTCTCCATGCGCCAGGGCTTCGCCGCTTCCGCTCGTTCCGCCGCCTTCGGTGGCGTCCTCCTCGCTCTCATAGAGGGCGCCGGTATCATGCTCAACAAGTTCCTCAGCGCGCAGCAGCCTTTACCCATCATGATAGACGagccaccgccaccgccaccaTCGACGCAGGAGGCAGCGGCGGCGCCAGGGTGGATCGGTGGGTGGTTCGGTGGAGGGAAGAAAGACGAGACTTCCACCGGTTCTGGAAGTGAAACGAAGATTCTTGAGAGTTTTGATGCACCCCCTGTGCCCAATTTTGAGTACAAGTAA
- the LOC106757098 gene encoding receptor-like protein kinase HSL1 isoform X1: protein MFHNCSVQVYSEKCLLSLPLQINCISEPLHKHMTIPFYYYLTIFLFLSCVNSQTQLQDQEHAVLLQIKQHLQNPSFLSHWTPSNTRHCSWSEITCTGDSVTGLTLFNRSINQTLPDFMCDLKNLSHVNFSFNSIPGEFPTFLYKCSKLVSLDLEGNEFSGSIPNDIDKLVNLQHLNLGSTCFSGDIPASIGGLKQLRFLQLHYCLFNGTFPSESIANLFNLEFLDISSNLALPPSMFPSGLTQLKKLKFLHMYSSNFFGEIPDTIGELVALENLDLSRSNFSGRIPKGLFMLRNLTILYLFNNSLSGEIPGEIEALNLIELDLAQNNLAGRIPQDFGKLQKLRWLSLSLNNLSGEIPQGLGRLPSLKHIHIMFNNFSGILPPDLGRYSELKTFLVANNSFSGKLPENLCYHGQLQNLSAYCNYLSGNLPESLGHCSSLTDVKIYSNEFSGNIPSGLWTLNLSDFMVSNNKFTGDLPERFSPTISRLEISHNQFSGRIPTGVSSWTNMVVFKASENYLNGSVPKELTNLSMLTTLLLDHNHLTGPLPSDIISWKSLENLNLSHNQLYGKIPDVICQLPVLNQLDLSENQFTGQVPSLLPRLTNLNLSSNHLIGKVPYEFENSVYSTSFLNNPGLCADTPVLNLRLCSVGAGFEKRTKGSSWSVALILCLVAVAFLLALLISILIIKLFRRGKHVLDNSWKLVSFQRLNFNESDILSSMTEQNVIGSGGFGTVYRVPVDGLDYIAVKKISSNRKLDRKLESSFRAEVKILSNIRHKNIVKLLCCISNEDSMLLVYEYLENRSLDRWLHNKDKSSTVSVSVDHFVLDWPKRLKISIGVAHGLCYMHHDCFPPIVHRDVKTSNILLDAQFNAKVADFGLARMLMKLGDLATMSSVVGSFGYMAPEYVQTRRASEKIDVFSYGVVLLELTTGKEANYGDEHSSLAEWAWRQIIVGSKIEELLDNDFMDPSYRNEMCSVFKVGVLCTSTLPANRPSMKEVLHMLVTIGEGFAFGEGNVRHFDGVPLLKNSRWECRFDDVIDNDSD from the exons atgtttcaTAACTGTTCAGTCCAAGTTTATAGTGAAAAAtgtcttctttctcttcctttgcAAATCAACTGCATTTCAGAACCACTGCACAAACACATGACAATACCATTTTACTACTATCTAACCATTTTCCTATTCCTGAGCTGTGTAAACTCTCAGACTCAGCTGCAAGATCAAGAACATGCAGTGTTACTGCAGATAAAACAGCACCTACAAAACCCTTCGTTCCTCAGTCACTGGACCCCTTCAAACACCCGTCACTGCTCCTGGTCAGAGATAACATGCACTGGTGACTCTGTCACTGGATTAACTCTGTTCAACAGAAGTATCAATCAAACACTTCCCGATTTCATGTGTGACCTCAAAAATCTCTCACATGTTAATTTCAGCTTTAATTCCATTCCGGGGGAGTTTCCAACTTTTCTCTATAAATGTTCCAAGCTGGTGTCATTGGACCTTGAAGGGAATGAATTTTCTGGTAGCATTCCTAATGACATAGACAAGTTGGTTAACTTGCAGCATCTTAATCTCGGTTCCACCTGCTTTAGTGGTGATATTCCTGCAAGCATTGGAGGGTTGAAGCAACTGAGATTTCTTCAACTTCACTATTGTCTGTTTAATGGCACTTTTCCTTCTGAGAGTATTGCCAACTTGTTCAATCTTGAATTCTTGGACATATCGTCTAACTTAGCGCTCCCTCCTTCCATGTTCCCATCAGGCCTGACCCAGCTGAAAAAACTGAAGTTCTTGCACATGTACAGTTCAAACTTCTTCGGGGAAATTCCTGATACCATCGGAGAACTGGTGGCTTTAGAGAATTTGGATTTGTCACGAAGCAATTTCAGTGGACGCATTCCCAAAGGCTTGTTCATGCTCAGGAATTTGACCATACTCTACCTCTTCAATAACAGTCTCTCTGGGGAGATTCCTGGTGAGATTGAAGCATTGAATTTGATCGAACTCGATCTTGCACAGAACAATCTCGCAGGGAGAATACCTCAAGATTTTGGGAAGCTTCAAAAGTTAAGATGGTTAAGTTTGTCTCTCAATAACTTGTCAGGGGAGATTCCACAAGGCTTAGGCCGTCTTCCATCTCTCAAACATATTCATATCATGTTCAACAATTTTTCAGGTATTCTTCCTCCTGATTTAGGTCGCTACTCGGAGCTCAAAACATTTCTGGTTGCAAACAATAGTTTCAGTGGAAAGCTCCCGGAGAACTTATGCTATCATGGTCAGTTACAGAATTTATCTGCTTATTGTAATTATCTGAGTGGGAACTTACCAGAGTCACTTGGCCACTGTAGTAGTTTGACTGATGTAAAAATTTATAGCAATGAGTTTTCTGGCAACATTCCTAGTGGTCTTTGGACTCTCAACTTGTCAGATTTCATGGTGAGCAATAACAAGTTCACTGGTGATCTTCCTGAGAGATTTTCCCCAACTATTTCACGCTTGGAGATAAGTCACAACCAGTTTTCTGGTAGGATTCCAACTGGGGTATCTTCATGGACTAACATGGTTGTGTTTAAAGCCAGTGAGAACTACCTCAATGGGAGTGTTCCAAAGGAGTTAACAAATCTTTCCATGCTAACAACTCTATTGCTTGATCATAACCATCTCACAGGGCCACTTCCATCAGATATAATATCATGGAAGTCCCTAGAGAATCTAAATTTGAGCCATAACCAACTCTACGGAAAAATCCCAGATGTAATTTGTCAGTTGCCTGTCCTCAATCAGCTTGACCTGTCAGAAAACCAGTTCACAGGTCAAGTTCCTTCACTACTTCCTAGACTCACTAATCTCAACCTATCCTCTAATCATCTTATAGGGAAGGTTCCATATGAGTTTGAAAACTCTGTGTATTCCACCAGCTTCTTGAACAATCCTGGCCTCTGTGCTGATACCCCAGTACTGAATCTAAGGCTGTGCAGTGTTGGTGCTGGCTTTGAAAAGAGAACCAAAGGCTCTTCTTGGTCTGTTGCTTTGATTCTGTGTCTGGTGGCAGTAGCCTTCTTGTTGGCTTTGCTGATATCAATCTTGATTATCAAACTTTTCAGAAGAGGGAAACATGTGTTGGATAACTCATGGAAACTCGTTTCCTTTCAAAGGTTGAATTTTAACGAATCAGACATACTGTCATCAATGACAGAACAAAATGTTATTGGAAGTGGTGGATTTGGCACAGTGTACCGTGTCCCTGTTGATGGTTTAGACTATATTGCTGTGAAAAAGATCTCAAGCAACAGAAAGTTAGACCGAAAGCTAGAGAGCTCATTTCGTGCAGAAGTGAAAATACTGAGCAACATTCGTCATAAAAACATTGTGAAGTTGTTGTGTTGCATCTCTAATGAGGACTCTATGCTCCTTGTGTATGAGTATTTGGAAAACCGTAGCTTAGACAGGTGGCTGCACAATAAGGACAAATCATCAACTGTGTCGGTTTCAGTCGATCATTTTGTGCTTGACTGGCCAAAGAGATTGAAAATTTCCATTGGGGTTGCTCATGGTCTGTGCTACATGCACCATGATTGCTTTCCACCGATTGTTCACAGAGATGTAAAAACAAGCAACATCCTTTTGGATGCTCAATTCAATGCAAAAGTAGCTGATTTTGGTCTGGCTAGGATGTTAATGAAGCTAGGGGATCTTGCTACCATGTCTTCAGTGGTTGGCTCATTTGGCTACATGGCTCCAG AATATGTTCAAACAAGGCGAGCTAGTGAGAAGATTGATGTATTCAGCTATGGGGTTGTGCTACTGGAGCTGACAACTGGTAAAGAAGCTAATTATGGTGATGAACACTCTTCTCTTGCAGAGTGGGCATGGCGTCAGATTATTGTGGGAAGCAAGATAGAAGAGCTGCTAGACAATGATTTCATGGATCCAAGTTACAGAAATGAAATGTGCAGTGTTTTCAAAGTTGGTGTCTTGTGCACTTCCACACTTCCTGCTAATAGGCCTTCCATGAAAGAGGTGCTACACATGTTGGTCACCATAGGAGAAGGATTTGCTTTTGGAGAGGGGAATGTTAGGCACTTTGATGGTGTTCCTCTTCTTAAGAATTCAAGATGGGAGTGTAggtttgatgatgttattgaTAATGATAGTGATTAG
- the LOC106757098 gene encoding receptor-like protein kinase HSL1 isoform X2 produces the protein MFHNCSVQVYSEKCLLSLPLQINCISEPLHKHMTIPFYYYLTIFLFLSCVNSQTQLQDQEHAVLLQIKQHLQNPSFLSHWTPSNTRHCSWSEITCTGDSVTGLTLFNRSINQTLPDFMCDLKNLSHVNFSFNSIPGEFPTFLYKCSKLVSLDLEGNEFSGSIPNDIDKLVNLQHLNLGSTCFSGDIPASIGGLKQLRFLQLHYCLFNGTFPSESIANLFNLEFLDISSNLALPPSMFPSGLTQLKKLKFLHMYSSNFFGEIPDTIGELVALENLDLSRSNFSGRIPKGLFMLRNLTILYLFNNSLSGEIPGEIEALNLIELDLAQNNLAGRIPQDFGKLQKLRWLSLSLNNLSGEIPQGLGRLPSLKHIHIMFNNFSGILPPDLGRYSELKTFLVANNSFSGKLPENLCYHGQLQNLSAYCNYLSGNLPESLGHCSSLTDVKIYSNEFSGNIPSGLWTLNLSDFMVSNNKFTGDLPERFSPTISRLEISHNQFSGRIPTGVSSWTNMVVFKASENYLNGSVPKELTNLSMLTTLLLDHNHLTGPLPSDIISWKSLENLNLSHNQLYGKIPDVICQLPVLNQLDLSENQFTGQVPSLLPRLTNLNLSSNHLIGKVPYEFENSVYSTSFLNNPGLCADTPVLNLRLCSVGAGFEKRTKGSSWSVALILCLVAVAFLLALLISILIIKLFRRGKHVLDNSWKLVSFQRLNFNESDILSSMTEQNVIGSGGFGTVYRVPVDGLDYIAVKKISSNRKLDRKLESSFRAEVKILSNIRHKNIVKLLCCISNEDSMLLVYEYLENRSLDRWLHNKDKSSTVSVSVDHFVLDWPKRLKISIGVAHGLCYMHHDCFPPIVHRDVKTSNILLDAQFNAKVADFGLARMLMKLGDLATMSSVVGSFGYMAPEWAWRQIIVGSKIEELLDNDFMDPSYRNEMCSVFKVGVLCTSTLPANRPSMKEVLHMLVTIGEGFAFGEGNVRHFDGVPLLKNSRWECRFDDVIDNDSD, from the exons atgtttcaTAACTGTTCAGTCCAAGTTTATAGTGAAAAAtgtcttctttctcttcctttgcAAATCAACTGCATTTCAGAACCACTGCACAAACACATGACAATACCATTTTACTACTATCTAACCATTTTCCTATTCCTGAGCTGTGTAAACTCTCAGACTCAGCTGCAAGATCAAGAACATGCAGTGTTACTGCAGATAAAACAGCACCTACAAAACCCTTCGTTCCTCAGTCACTGGACCCCTTCAAACACCCGTCACTGCTCCTGGTCAGAGATAACATGCACTGGTGACTCTGTCACTGGATTAACTCTGTTCAACAGAAGTATCAATCAAACACTTCCCGATTTCATGTGTGACCTCAAAAATCTCTCACATGTTAATTTCAGCTTTAATTCCATTCCGGGGGAGTTTCCAACTTTTCTCTATAAATGTTCCAAGCTGGTGTCATTGGACCTTGAAGGGAATGAATTTTCTGGTAGCATTCCTAATGACATAGACAAGTTGGTTAACTTGCAGCATCTTAATCTCGGTTCCACCTGCTTTAGTGGTGATATTCCTGCAAGCATTGGAGGGTTGAAGCAACTGAGATTTCTTCAACTTCACTATTGTCTGTTTAATGGCACTTTTCCTTCTGAGAGTATTGCCAACTTGTTCAATCTTGAATTCTTGGACATATCGTCTAACTTAGCGCTCCCTCCTTCCATGTTCCCATCAGGCCTGACCCAGCTGAAAAAACTGAAGTTCTTGCACATGTACAGTTCAAACTTCTTCGGGGAAATTCCTGATACCATCGGAGAACTGGTGGCTTTAGAGAATTTGGATTTGTCACGAAGCAATTTCAGTGGACGCATTCCCAAAGGCTTGTTCATGCTCAGGAATTTGACCATACTCTACCTCTTCAATAACAGTCTCTCTGGGGAGATTCCTGGTGAGATTGAAGCATTGAATTTGATCGAACTCGATCTTGCACAGAACAATCTCGCAGGGAGAATACCTCAAGATTTTGGGAAGCTTCAAAAGTTAAGATGGTTAAGTTTGTCTCTCAATAACTTGTCAGGGGAGATTCCACAAGGCTTAGGCCGTCTTCCATCTCTCAAACATATTCATATCATGTTCAACAATTTTTCAGGTATTCTTCCTCCTGATTTAGGTCGCTACTCGGAGCTCAAAACATTTCTGGTTGCAAACAATAGTTTCAGTGGAAAGCTCCCGGAGAACTTATGCTATCATGGTCAGTTACAGAATTTATCTGCTTATTGTAATTATCTGAGTGGGAACTTACCAGAGTCACTTGGCCACTGTAGTAGTTTGACTGATGTAAAAATTTATAGCAATGAGTTTTCTGGCAACATTCCTAGTGGTCTTTGGACTCTCAACTTGTCAGATTTCATGGTGAGCAATAACAAGTTCACTGGTGATCTTCCTGAGAGATTTTCCCCAACTATTTCACGCTTGGAGATAAGTCACAACCAGTTTTCTGGTAGGATTCCAACTGGGGTATCTTCATGGACTAACATGGTTGTGTTTAAAGCCAGTGAGAACTACCTCAATGGGAGTGTTCCAAAGGAGTTAACAAATCTTTCCATGCTAACAACTCTATTGCTTGATCATAACCATCTCACAGGGCCACTTCCATCAGATATAATATCATGGAAGTCCCTAGAGAATCTAAATTTGAGCCATAACCAACTCTACGGAAAAATCCCAGATGTAATTTGTCAGTTGCCTGTCCTCAATCAGCTTGACCTGTCAGAAAACCAGTTCACAGGTCAAGTTCCTTCACTACTTCCTAGACTCACTAATCTCAACCTATCCTCTAATCATCTTATAGGGAAGGTTCCATATGAGTTTGAAAACTCTGTGTATTCCACCAGCTTCTTGAACAATCCTGGCCTCTGTGCTGATACCCCAGTACTGAATCTAAGGCTGTGCAGTGTTGGTGCTGGCTTTGAAAAGAGAACCAAAGGCTCTTCTTGGTCTGTTGCTTTGATTCTGTGTCTGGTGGCAGTAGCCTTCTTGTTGGCTTTGCTGATATCAATCTTGATTATCAAACTTTTCAGAAGAGGGAAACATGTGTTGGATAACTCATGGAAACTCGTTTCCTTTCAAAGGTTGAATTTTAACGAATCAGACATACTGTCATCAATGACAGAACAAAATGTTATTGGAAGTGGTGGATTTGGCACAGTGTACCGTGTCCCTGTTGATGGTTTAGACTATATTGCTGTGAAAAAGATCTCAAGCAACAGAAAGTTAGACCGAAAGCTAGAGAGCTCATTTCGTGCAGAAGTGAAAATACTGAGCAACATTCGTCATAAAAACATTGTGAAGTTGTTGTGTTGCATCTCTAATGAGGACTCTATGCTCCTTGTGTATGAGTATTTGGAAAACCGTAGCTTAGACAGGTGGCTGCACAATAAGGACAAATCATCAACTGTGTCGGTTTCAGTCGATCATTTTGTGCTTGACTGGCCAAAGAGATTGAAAATTTCCATTGGGGTTGCTCATGGTCTGTGCTACATGCACCATGATTGCTTTCCACCGATTGTTCACAGAGATGTAAAAACAAGCAACATCCTTTTGGATGCTCAATTCAATGCAAAAGTAGCTGATTTTGGTCTGGCTAGGATGTTAATGAAGCTAGGGGATCTTGCTACCATGTCTTCAGTGGTTGGCTCATTTGGCTACATGGCTCCAG AGTGGGCATGGCGTCAGATTATTGTGGGAAGCAAGATAGAAGAGCTGCTAGACAATGATTTCATGGATCCAAGTTACAGAAATGAAATGTGCAGTGTTTTCAAAGTTGGTGTCTTGTGCACTTCCACACTTCCTGCTAATAGGCCTTCCATGAAAGAGGTGCTACACATGTTGGTCACCATAGGAGAAGGATTTGCTTTTGGAGAGGGGAATGTTAGGCACTTTGATGGTGTTCCTCTTCTTAAGAATTCAAGATGGGAGTGTAggtttgatgatgttattgaTAATGATAGTGATTAG